Sequence from the Desulfobulbaceae bacterium genome:
ATGGATAAAAAAAAACAAGCATCAACAATCTAAAGACTGATGATGCTTGTGTGAAACCAAATAAGGCAGGGGTTTGTTACTTTGCAGCCTTCTGGTAGTGCTTTTCGTATTTTTTCATGAACTTGTCAACTCGACCGGCAGTATCGACAAGTTTTTGCTTTCCGGTAAAAAATGGATGGCAATTAGAACATATTTCAACCTTCATCACCGGGTTGATTGAACCTAATTCAACACTATTGCCACAGGCACATGTTGCTGAAATCTTATAGTATTCTGGATGGATATCATTTTTCATCAAAGTTCCTCTTTGCTATTCAATAATATTAACACAACAATTATAAAACGTATCTTAATACTGCATATGACATAATTTATCAAGTATTCATTGTTTGAAAAAATTCAGCATTCGTCTTGGTGCTCCTCATCCTATCCATCAGAAACTCCATAGCATCAGCTGGGTTCATTGATGACAACAGCTTTCGGAGGATCCAGGCACGGTTTAGTTCGTCGGCAGAAAGAAGAAGATCCTCTTTTCTCGTTCCGGAACGATTCATGTCAATGGCAGGATAGATTCTCCGCTCCGACATTTTTCGATCCAGAATGATCTCCATATTACCAGTTCCTTTAAATTCTTCAAAAATAACTTCATCCATACGGCTACCAGTTTCCACCAAAGCCGTCGCCATAATGGTCAGACTTCCACCTTCTTCGATATTACGGGCAGCACCAAAAAAACGCTTTGGGCGATGCAAAGCGTTAGAATCAACACCACCTGACAAAATTTTACCGCTGGAAGGAACCACGATATTATACGCCCGAGCCAAGCGAGTGATACTATCCAACAAGATTACGACGTCTTTCTTTGCTTCTACCAGACGCTTCGCCTTGGCAATAACCATTTCCGCCACTTGTATATGGCGCTGTGGTGGCTCATCAAAGGTTGAACTGACGACTTCGGCATCAACACTACGAGCCATATCTGTGACTTCTTCCGGTCGTTCGTCGATCAAAAGGACGATGAGGATAATTTCCTTATGATTCCGAATAATGCTGTTGGCAATCTTTTTCAACAACACGGTTTTTCCAGTTCTCGGAGGCGCTACCACCAATCCCCTCTGCCCTTTACCAAT
This genomic interval carries:
- the rpmE gene encoding 50S ribosomal protein L31: MKNDIHPEYYKISATCACGNSVELGSINPVMKVEICSNCHPFFTGKQKLVDTAGRVDKFMKKYEKHYQKAAK
- a CDS encoding transcription termination factor Rho; this encodes QIRRLNLRTGDTIAGPIRSPKEGERYFALLKVDSVNFEAPEKNREKTLFSNLTPLHPCERINLEDQPDNFSMRVMNIMSPIGKGQRGLVVAPPRTGKTVLLKKIANSIIRNHKEIILIVLLIDERPEEVTDMARSVDAEVVSSTFDEPPQRHIQVAEMVIAKAKRLVEAKKDVVILLDSITRLARAYNIVVPSSGKILSGGVDSNALHRPKRFFGAARNIEEGGSLTIMATALVETGSRMDEVIFEEFKGTGNMEIILDRKMSERRIYPAIDMNRSGTRKEDLLLSADELNRAWILRKLLSSMNPADAMEFLMDRMRSTKTNAEFFQTMNT